The following proteins come from a genomic window of Triticum aestivum cultivar Chinese Spring chromosome 6A, IWGSC CS RefSeq v2.1, whole genome shotgun sequence:
- the LOC123128901 gene encoding ABC transporter I family member 19 encodes MAGGEEGWRRSGIEVSTLQFGYDGEAPLFARFNLRVAPGSRCLLVGANGSGKTTLLKILAGKHMVGGKDVVRVLNGSAFHDTQFVCSGDLSYLGGSWSRNVSSVGDVPLQGDFSAEHMIFGVDGVDPVRREKLIDLLDIDLQWRMHKVSDGQRRRVQICMGLLHPYKVLLLDEITVDLDVVTRMDLLDFFKEECEQREATIVYATHIFDGLETWATDIAYIQEGELKKSAKYSDIEELKTAKNLLTVVESWLKSETKLPKKEPARVESQPRRSSPFDASPFRASRHMAYYR; translated from the exons ATGGCCGGAGGAGAGGAAGGGTGGAGGAGGAGCGGCATCGAGGTGAGCACCCTGCAGTTCGGCTACGACGGGGAGGCGCCGCTCTTCGCGCGCTTCAACCTCCGCGTCGCCCCCGGCTCGCGCTGCCTCCTCGTCGGCGCCAACGGATCCG GCAAGACCACTCTCTTGAAGATTCTTGCAGGAAAACATATGGTTGGAGGAAAGGATGTTGTCCGTGTTCTTAATGGTTCTGCTTTTCATGACACACAGTTCGTGTGCAGTGGTGACCTTTCCTACTTGGGTGGTTCGTGGAGTCGGAATGTCAGTTCAGTT GGTGATGTTCCACTACAGGGCGATTTCTCTGCTGAGCACATGATATTTGGAG TTGATGGAGTTGATCCTGTTAGGCGAGAGAAGCTGATTGATCTACTAGATATTGATCTGCAATGGCGCATGCATAAAGTTTCAGACGGACAGCGCCGCAGGGTACAAATTTGCATGGGCCTTCTTCATCCATACAAG GTACTCTTACTCGATGAGATCACCGTGGATCTCGATGTCGTGACCAGGATGGATCTCCTCGACTTCTTCAAGGAAGAGTGCGAGCAG AGAGAAGCCACGATTGTCTACGCCACCCACATATTCGACGGGCTGGAGACATGGGCCACCGACATCGCGTACATCCAAGAGGGCGAGCTGAAAAAGTCGGCGAAATACTCGGACATCGAAGAGCTGAAGACGGCCAAGAACCTTCTGACGGTCGTGGAGTCATGGCTGAAGTCCGAGACCAAGCTCCCAAAGAAAGAGCCCGCGCGCGTCGAGAGCCAGCCCAGGCGCTCCTCCCCGTTCGACGCCTCCCCTTTCCGAGCGTCGCGCCACATGGCCTACTACCGATGA
- the LOC123128900 gene encoding uncharacterized protein, which translates to METRTLRALLPPSLEVEEVLAAGAMRYTRHELEALSGAPSREAQALRWAEVYAALAAAGFSGDYDGLLASDEPLTRRGKKVSGGGKKRPEAAAHQLSEMGAWRNGDSGVHQATGEPFDQGGDVEYEDDSDDEYDGILKPAFAVDGEPDFESGEPLDGFEYLRRVRWEANQIPKVKVAKIDLSAARKEQTPYMPEIPDIPKCSPDLCASKEWEDSFITYFSETRLAFLELDSSDGPSVSGAVKNSCKPGISFEPQIDPTLTMIRKMDAVSRAATLRNYIDMIQSFDTLSRNDCLWLFALCVAVEPPLDAETCASLRSMLRKCSTILATKSEMDDEVVMLNILVAISGVYFGQYEK; encoded by the exons ATGGAAACTCGAACCCTTCGTGCTCTGTTGCCGCCGTcattggaggtggaggaggtgctgGCGGCGGGGGCGATGAGGTACACGAGGCACGAGCTGGAGGCGCTCAGCGGCGCGCCGTCGCGGGAGGCGCAGGCGCTGCGGTGGGCCGAGGTGTACGCGGCCCTCGCCGCCGCGGGCTTCTCCGGGGACTACGACGGCCTCCTCGCCTCCGACGAGCCGCTGACCAGGAGGGGGAAGAAGGTCTCCGGGGGCGGGAAGAAgaggcccgaggcggcggcgcacCAGTTGTCCG AGATGGGTGCCTGGAGGAATGGTGATTCGGGGGTTCATCAGGCGACCGGGGAGCCGTTTGATCAGGGCGGGGATGTGGAGTATgaagatgacagtgatgatgagTATGATGGCATTCTGAAGCCTGCCTTTGCGGTTGATGGGGAGCCTGATTTCGAGTCTGGCGAGCCGCTCGATGGTTTCGAGTATCTCCGGCGTGTCAG GTGGGAAGCTAACCAGATTCCTAAAGTGAAGGTGGCCAAGATAGATTTGAGTGCAGCTAGAAAGGAGCAAACACCTTATATGCCAGAAATTCCTGACATACCTAAGTGTTCACCTGATTTGTGTGCATCAAAGGAATGGGAGGACTCATTTATTACTTATTTTTCAGAGACAAGGCTG GCATTCTTGGAACTTGACAGCTCTGATGGACCATCTGTATCAGGAGCGGTGAAGAACTCCTGTAAACCTGGCATCAGCTTTGAGCCGCAGATCGACCCGACGCTGACGATGATTCGCAAGATGGACGCAGTTTCAAGAGCTGCCACACTGCGCAACTACATCGATATGATCCAGAGCTTTGATACACTCTCAAGGAATGACTGCCTGTGGCTGTTTGCGCTATGCGTCGCTGTTGAGCCGCCCTTGGATGCAGAGACATGCGCGTCGCTGAGGTCGATGCTGCGCAAGTGCTCAACCATCCTCGCCACCAAGTCGGAGATGGACGATGAAGTTGTGATGCTGAACATACTCGTGGCCATCTCGGGTGTGTACTTCGGGCAGTATGAGAAGTAG